The Euryarchaeota archaeon genomic sequence ACGGAAACCGTGCGTCGGGCGGTCTTCTGCTTCACCGATTCGACGAGGAGCGTCAATTCAAGCCTCCGCCACGGTCTCGCGGACTTTCATGCCGAAGTGCCGGCCCCCCTCTTCGAGGCGCACGAGCACCGTGTCGCCCGGCCGGATTTCGGATACCGACTTCGCTCCCCGGTCGGTCATGAGCCTGATCGTCTCCGCATTCTGGAGGATAACGGAGTGGTCGCGCCCCCCCGCGCTCACGGACAGAAGGACGAGCGGCCGCCTCTCGATCTTGACGCGTCCGACGACCGCGTGGCGCGTGCGTCCTCGCCGGTCGGTGAGCAGCACATCGTCACCGGAGCGCAGTTCAGAAAGGTACCGCGTCTTTCCGCCCGGCGCCAAGACGTAGGAGTGGACGGGGCCTGCGTTGACCCTAAAGGGCCGCGCGGCGACGTATTCCGATTCGATGGATTCGGCGTGGATGAGAAAGAGACACGCGCTCGACGAGCCGACGAGCATTCCCTCACCGTGGCCCATGATGGAACACGTGTCGACGCAGACGCGGTCGCCCATGCCGAGAAGTCTCAGGGACGTGACCCGCGCTCTCGTCAAGCGGATATGGTCGGCTTCGAGTCGGTCGACGAGGCCGCGAAGCTTCGCGAGTTCCTTGCGTTGGGCGCTTCGAAGGAGCACTCCGTCCACGCCGGCTTCGAGCGTGTTGAAGAGGAGTTCGGCGTCTTGCGCCGTGTCGACCTCGGCAAAGACGCGGGCGCTCATGGCTTGTGCGGCCGCGACAAGGTTCTCGAAGGGAATGATCTTCCAATCCGACGCGTCAACGAGAGTAACCTTCCCTCGCGCCAGGCCTTTCAATGCCGCCTGCTGGGTCCTCTTGTCGTTGATGCGCACGCGGCGGCCGATCTCGGTGCGGCCCCTGAAGACGCGGGCGCCATCGAGGACGATCTGCTCGAAGCGGCCGAGTTTCTCCGCATTCTTCGGTGGGGGACCAGTGAATGCTATCGAGTGGAATCCATGCTCGAGTGCCGCGGCCACGTCGGACTTTGTGCGTGCGGCGATCCAGATGGAGCGTTCGCGAAGCGGTTTTTCTCTTCCGCCTCGTCTTTCACGGACGGCTCGTCTCGACCTGTCGCTTGTCGTGGCCGAGGTCACCCCTTCAGGAGTTTCGTGGCAGCCCGGACGTCGGCGGTCCCACGGCAGATCTCGGAGACTGCCCGGCACATCAGTTCGGGCCGCTTGTGCTGCCAGACGTTTCGTCCTATGGAGACGCCGCGCCCGCCGGCTTCGATGGAATCGGCGACCATCTGGAGGACGGCTTCGTCGGAATCCATCTTTGCGCCGCCCGAAAGCACGACCGGTTTGGAAGTCCCTCGCACTACCTCCTTGAACGTCTCGACGGAACCAGTGTAAGGCACTTTGAGGATGTCAGCCCCGAGTTCAGCTCCGAGGCGCGCGACGTGCTTCACAAGCGTGACATCGTGTGGGTTCTTGATCGCAGGGCCCCTCGGGTACATCATTGCAAGTAGCGGCAGGCCGAATTCGCCGCATTCGCGGCTCACGCGGCCGAGATCTTCAAGCTGCGTGCTTTCCGTGGGCGACCCGACGTTGATGTGAACGGAAATGGCGTCGGCGCCGAGACCGATGGCCTCCGGGACGGTGCAGACGAGCCGCTTGTCGTTCGGGTCGGGATTCAAGGATGTGGAGGCCGAAAGATGGACGAAGAGACCGGCGGTTCCGAGCGAGCCGGCGATCTCGGGGACAAGCCCTTTGTGCGCAATGATTCCGGTCGCTCCGCCGGCGGCGACAATGCGCACGGTCGCTGTCGGGTCCTCGATCCCGCCCATCGGCCCGGCGGAAACGCCATGGTCCATGGGCACCAGCACAAATGTGCCGGAGGGTTTGTCCATGATTCTGGCGAGCCTTCGCTCTCTGCCAATTATTGACACGGTGATACTCCAGTGGATACTCGAAATGCCTCTATTTAACCATTGATGACGGAGGGAAAAGCCGCCGCTTTAGATTGTAGTCTCAGATAAAAGCCACTTTTGACCATTTACGTAAAAAGCTAATATGGGACGTACCAATACGGTCAATGGCGTCGATATGTGGAAAGCCTTGACGAAATACTTCCAGCGGTACCCGGCGCAGACGCGTGTCGCCCAGACGCTGCTTCGGCTCGGCCTATCCGTCCGGGAGGACGGCATATACTGTGCCGAGATATCGATCCCTGACACGTCGCTCGCGCGGGCCTGTAACGTCGACCGGCGAGTGATCTCTGCCACGGTCAAGACCATCCGCGAAGAACCCGACCTACAACGCCTTTACGCCAAACTCCGGCCGACGCT encodes the following:
- a CDS encoding class I fructose-bisphosphate aldolase family protein; this translates as MSIIGRERRLARIMDKPSGTFVLVPMDHGVSAGPMGGIEDPTATVRIVAAGGATGIIAHKGLVPEIAGSLGTAGLFVHLSASTSLNPDPNDKRLVCTVPEAIGLGADAISVHINVGSPTESTQLEDLGRVSRECGEFGLPLLAMMYPRGPAIKNPHDVTLVKHVARLGAELGADILKVPYTGSVETFKEVVRGTSKPVVLSGGAKMDSDEAVLQMVADSIEAGGRGVSIGRNVWQHKRPELMCRAVSEICRGTADVRAATKLLKG
- a CDS encoding 3-dehydroquinate synthase II, with product MTSATTSDRSRRAVRERRGGREKPLRERSIWIAARTKSDVAAALEHGFHSIAFTGPPPKNAEKLGRFEQIVLDGARVFRGRTEIGRRVRINDKRTQQAALKGLARGKVTLVDASDWKIIPFENLVAAAQAMSARVFAEVDTAQDAELLFNTLEAGVDGVLLRSAQRKELAKLRGLVDRLEADHIRLTRARVTSLRLLGMGDRVCVDTCSIMGHGEGMLVGSSSACLFLIHAESIESEYVAARPFRVNAGPVHSYVLAPGGKTRYLSELRSGDDVLLTDRRGRTRHAVVGRVKIERRPLVLLSVSAGGRDHSVILQNAETIRLMTDRGAKSVSEIRPGDTVLVRLEEGGRHFGMKVRETVAEA
- a CDS encoding regulator, coding for MGRTNTVNGVDMWKALTKYFQRYPAQTRVAQTLLRLGLSVREDGIYCAEISIPDTSLARACNVDRRVISATVKTIREEPDLQRLYAKLRPTLHLKDAATELGWGVLEIIPTDAHMAGILADVASIVAAKGISVRQAIVDDPELTDEPRLYIVTEKPIPMDVIPAIKSAKGVRSVVIQ